In a genomic window of Chryseobacterium sp. G0162:
- the metG gene encoding methionine--tRNA ligase: MSNRKMITAALPYANGPVHIGHLAGVYIPADVYARFQRRLGKDVAFICGSDEHGIPITIRAKKEGVTPQDIVDKYHGIIKKSFADLGISFDEYSRTTSPKHYETSQDFFKVLYEKGKFTEEVSEQYFDEQAGEFLADRYIVGTCPNCGNENAYGDQCEKCGSTLSPSELINPKSMLSGNVPILKDTKNWYLPLNEYEDFLNEWIIEGHKDDWKPNVYGQVKSWLNDGLKPRAMTRDLNWGVPVPLPNAEGKVLYVWFDAPIGYISFTKEWAEKNGKDWKDYWQSENSDLVHFIGKDNIVFHCIIFPAMMKAHGDYIMPKNVPAFEFLNLENDKISTSRNWAVWAHEYVEDFPGQQDVLRYALLSSAPETKDNNFTWKDFQTKNNSELVNKFGNFINRVISFTNKNFEGKVPSGVLDNTSKAAIMTAIEEVDNYLEKYEFRNALNAFMALVDYGNLYLQNAEPWKTIKNDPNEAGQAMFVGAQIAAVVAQLCEPFMPFSAEKLFGYFNIEKKNWNDLKNTEIHIEVGHKIEEAPLLFNKIEDSVIEAQIQKLEDTKQNNKKTNPNANPMKEEITFDDFTKIDLRTATIVEAEKVEKADKLLKLTVDTGVDVRTVVSGIAESFTPEEVIGKQVMILLNLAPRKIRGIESQGMLLLTTKPDGKLSFVTPDDSNVENGIEIG, encoded by the coding sequence ATGTCAAACAGAAAGATGATTACGGCAGCTTTGCCTTATGCAAACGGTCCGGTTCATATAGGACATTTGGCAGGTGTTTATATTCCTGCGGATGTTTACGCAAGATTTCAAAGAAGATTAGGAAAAGATGTAGCGTTTATCTGTGGTTCGGATGAACACGGTATTCCTATTACCATAAGAGCTAAAAAAGAGGGAGTTACTCCACAGGATATTGTTGACAAATATCACGGGATTATTAAAAAATCTTTTGCTGATCTGGGAATTTCTTTTGATGAATATTCAAGAACAACTTCTCCAAAGCATTATGAAACCAGCCAGGATTTCTTCAAAGTTCTTTATGAAAAAGGAAAATTCACTGAAGAGGTTTCTGAACAATATTTTGATGAACAAGCAGGAGAATTCCTTGCAGATCGTTATATTGTAGGAACCTGCCCGAATTGTGGTAATGAAAACGCTTACGGTGATCAGTGTGAGAAATGTGGTTCTACCCTTTCTCCTTCTGAATTGATCAACCCGAAGTCAATGCTTAGCGGAAATGTTCCTATTCTTAAAGATACAAAAAACTGGTATCTGCCTCTTAACGAATATGAAGACTTCTTAAACGAATGGATTATCGAAGGTCATAAAGATGACTGGAAACCTAACGTATACGGCCAGGTTAAATCATGGTTAAACGATGGGTTAAAGCCACGTGCCATGACCAGAGATCTGAACTGGGGAGTTCCCGTTCCGCTTCCGAATGCAGAAGGAAAAGTTCTTTACGTTTGGTTTGATGCTCCAATCGGGTATATTTCATTTACTAAAGAATGGGCGGAGAAAAACGGAAAAGACTGGAAAGATTACTGGCAAAGTGAAAACAGTGACTTGGTACACTTTATCGGAAAGGATAATATCGTATTCCACTGTATTATCTTCCCAGCGATGATGAAAGCTCACGGAGACTATATCATGCCTAAAAATGTACCTGCTTTTGAATTCCTGAACCTAGAGAATGATAAAATCTCAACATCAAGAAACTGGGCAGTTTGGGCACATGAATATGTAGAAGACTTCCCTGGACAACAGGATGTTTTAAGATATGCTCTTCTTTCTTCAGCTCCTGAGACTAAGGACAATAACTTTACATGGAAAGACTTTCAGACGAAGAACAATTCTGAATTGGTTAACAAATTTGGAAACTTCATTAATCGTGTTATTTCTTTTACCAATAAAAACTTTGAAGGAAAAGTACCGAGTGGTGTTTTAGATAATACAAGTAAAGCTGCAATAATGACAGCAATTGAAGAAGTTGATAATTACTTAGAAAAATACGAATTCAGAAATGCACTCAACGCATTCATGGCCTTAGTAGATTATGGTAATTTATATCTTCAAAATGCAGAACCTTGGAAGACAATTAAGAATGATCCAAATGAAGCAGGACAAGCAATGTTCGTTGGAGCACAAATTGCGGCAGTTGTTGCTCAATTATGTGAACCATTTATGCCATTTTCAGCTGAAAAGTTATTTGGATACTTCAATATCGAAAAGAAGAACTGGAATGATTTAAAAAATACTGAAATACATATTGAAGTTGGTCACAAGATTGAAGAAGCTCCTTTACTATTCAACAAAATTGAAGACAGTGTAATTGAAGCTCAGATTCAAAAGCTGGAAGACACGAAACAAAATAATAAGAAAACAAACCCTAACGCTAACCCAATGAAAGAAGAAATCACTTTTGATGATTTTACTAAAATAGATCTTAGAACAGCAACTATTGTAGAAGCTGAAAAGGTAGAAAAAGCAGATAAATTACTAAAACTTACTGTAGATACAGGAGTAGATGTAAGAACTGTAGTTTCAGGAATTGCAGAAAGCTTTACCCCGGAAGAGGTAATTGGTAAGCAGGTCATGATCCTATTAAACCTTGCTCCAAGAAAGATCAGAGGTATTGAATCTCAGGGAATGTTATTATTAACGACTAAACCGGATGGTAAATTATCTTTCGTAACACCGGATGACAGCAATGTTGAAAACGGTATTGAGATTGGATAA
- a CDS encoding class I SAM-dependent methyltransferase has product MKDLMGQAIWDYYHDANPEDLQTETSISELDELPVDYLFRDFEDMNEIEQKALQLSRGKVLDIGAGAGSHALYLQNDADLDVIALDISPKSIEVCQLRGINKAVCANILDFSGETFDTVLLLMNGTGIFEGLSKIDTYLQKLGSLLNEGGQILIDSTDILYMFDRDEDGGVYIPAGGYYGELEYIVHYKGESEKPITWLYLDFNTLKNAAEHNGFKMEKVLKDEDSYLAKLTKI; this is encoded by the coding sequence ATGAAAGATTTAATGGGCCAAGCCATCTGGGATTATTACCATGATGCAAATCCTGAAGACCTGCAGACAGAAACATCAATTTCTGAATTGGATGAACTTCCTGTAGATTATTTATTCAGGGATTTTGAAGATATGAATGAAATTGAGCAAAAAGCTTTGCAGTTATCCAGAGGAAAAGTTCTGGATATTGGTGCCGGTGCCGGTTCACATGCTTTGTATCTTCAGAATGATGCTGACCTTGATGTTATCGCTTTGGATATTTCTCCGAAATCTATTGAGGTTTGTCAATTAAGAGGAATCAACAAGGCTGTTTGTGCAAATATCCTTGATTTTTCAGGAGAAACATTCGATACTGTTTTACTATTGATGAACGGAACCGGAATTTTTGAAGGATTATCTAAAATTGATACTTATCTTCAGAAATTAGGAAGCTTGTTGAATGAAGGAGGGCAGATTCTGATTGACAGTACTGATATTCTCTATATGTTTGATCGTGATGAAGATGGTGGAGTATACATTCCTGCCGGAGGATATTACGGAGAGCTTGAATATATTGTTCATTATAAAGGTGAATCTGAAAAGCCGATTACATGGCTTTACCTTGATTTCAATACGTTGAAAAATGCTGCTGAGCATAATGGGTTTAAAATGGAGAAGGTATTGAAGGATGAAGACTCTTATTTGGCGAAGCTGACCAAGATATAA
- a CDS encoding siderophore-interacting protein, with product MAQISTGQFIAEVTRKEYITDHFIRVYLYSPEVHLFKNTTIGDNNKIAIPPVGLNEVHFPTIENDEWVYPPKEVAPAIRTYTHRGIDLEKNEIFIDFADHGDGGPASKWAREAEAGGKLGVMMRLDGKELYPEAEWYLLAGDATAIPVLSAILETLPETAKGVCIIEVHGKEDEQILNTKADIEFKWLHNAQPQFSSEIADAVKSIDIPETSKFGYVACEFSSVKEVRTYLRKEKNWTSKELYAFSYWKSGKAENESQADRHEEKESIA from the coding sequence ATGGCTCAAATTTCAACAGGGCAGTTCATTGCCGAAGTCACCAGAAAAGAATACATCACGGATCATTTCATCAGAGTGTATCTGTATTCTCCTGAAGTTCATTTGTTCAAAAATACCACGATAGGAGACAATAATAAAATTGCCATTCCTCCGGTTGGATTAAATGAAGTGCATTTTCCGACTATAGAAAATGATGAATGGGTGTATCCGCCAAAAGAAGTGGCGCCGGCCATCAGAACCTATACCCACAGAGGAATTGATTTGGAAAAAAATGAAATTTTCATTGATTTTGCAGATCATGGAGACGGAGGACCAGCTTCAAAATGGGCAAGAGAAGCAGAAGCAGGGGGGAAACTTGGGGTAATGATGCGCCTGGATGGAAAAGAGCTGTATCCTGAAGCAGAATGGTATTTATTGGCAGGTGATGCTACGGCAATTCCTGTTTTGAGTGCTATTTTAGAAACCCTTCCTGAAACCGCAAAAGGAGTTTGTATTATCGAAGTTCATGGAAAAGAAGATGAACAGATATTGAACACCAAAGCAGATATTGAATTTAAATGGCTTCATAATGCCCAGCCTCAGTTCAGTAGTGAGATTGCTGATGCCGTAAAAAGTATTGATATTCCTGAAACTTCAAAATTCGGATATGTAGCTTGTGAATTCTCTAGCGTTAAAGAAGTAAGAACGTATCTCCGAAAAGAAAAAAACTGGACTTCAAAAGAACTTTACGCATTTTCTTACTGGAAATCAGGAAAAGCCGAAAACGAGTCACAAGCAGACAGACATGAAGAAAAAGAATCGATAGCATAG
- a CDS encoding TonB-dependent receptor, with amino-acid sequence MKKHYAFIGLLASGLMFSQTVKDSVASKGIEDVVIVASRKPTKISEIPGTVWVVQKEKIQEQAKSGVPIKEMLSILIPSMDIGPQGRTNYGQNMRGRSALVMIDGVSLNSIRAISRQLDAIDPFNIERIEVLSGASSIYGGNATGGIINIITKVPSKKGISGETELGVRTGFMGKDDHDFRAAQAISGKGEKFFGRLGVAYQQNGGVYGADQKQLFTDITQTDLQYNQSIDVLATGGYQFNNKHKITASVQYYNSKFNGDRSLYLGQNLSAFTKKDGSLLEMRDGFSSDKNIGTERYMATVAYNGNNILGGQDLYIQLATRGEKLGFYPFPGNVALADKKSAAYMSSSQQDTYYSGIKALLSKSWKGLNVTYGADIDFEKFEGTQSVYDITKTMSSGGLINQTQYRLGRYPTNHSQSYAGYVQAKYNIIPKLQLNAGVRYQHINVKMDDFVGSVQQTQIAMGYGASASAIPGGESSYNVTLANAGLLYKISEQHQVWGTFSQGASLADPAKYYGIGTYKLNGTHWDVVSSINVKEQPLQAIKTNQFEVGYRINKGGLRAQVAGFLSNSDKTVAVDKNTFQILVNDLKLRNMGIEAEISYSMNNGVYFGASGLLIKSEVDNKGEWQKQEIYNASPSKLVTYIGYNVKNWSFRFQSLQNFKQKDELKNVIEGYNTSDLMIGYRFQFGKFNLGIQNLFNTDYQTIWSKRSQVLYSSYGIPDLFNYKGRGRTFNLSYTFEF; translated from the coding sequence ATGAAAAAGCATTATGCATTCATAGGTCTATTAGCATCGGGATTAATGTTTTCCCAAACTGTTAAAGATTCTGTAGCCTCTAAAGGTATAGAAGATGTGGTTATCGTAGCATCAAGAAAACCTACTAAAATTTCTGAAATTCCCGGTACCGTTTGGGTTGTACAGAAAGAAAAAATTCAGGAACAGGCCAAAAGTGGAGTTCCGATTAAGGAAATGTTATCCATTTTAATTCCAAGTATGGATATTGGTCCACAGGGAAGAACCAATTACGGACAGAATATGAGAGGACGTTCTGCATTGGTAATGATTGATGGGGTTTCTCTGAATAGTATCCGTGCCATCAGTCGTCAGCTGGATGCTATTGATCCATTTAATATTGAAAGAATTGAGGTACTTTCCGGAGCCAGTTCTATCTATGGTGGAAATGCAACCGGTGGTATTATTAATATTATTACGAAAGTACCTTCTAAAAAAGGAATCAGCGGGGAAACTGAATTGGGAGTTCGTACAGGTTTTATGGGAAAAGATGATCATGATTTCCGTGCGGCTCAAGCTATTTCAGGGAAAGGAGAGAAGTTCTTCGGGAGACTTGGAGTTGCTTACCAGCAAAATGGTGGAGTATACGGCGCAGATCAAAAACAGCTTTTTACAGATATTACCCAAACCGATCTTCAGTACAATCAATCTATTGACGTTCTTGCGACTGGAGGGTATCAGTTTAACAATAAACATAAAATAACAGCTTCTGTTCAATATTATAACTCAAAATTCAATGGAGACAGAAGTTTGTATTTAGGCCAAAACTTAAGTGCTTTTACCAAGAAAGACGGAAGTTTGCTGGAAATGAGAGATGGTTTTTCCTCTGATAAAAATATAGGAACAGAACGTTACATGGCAACCGTTGCCTATAACGGGAATAATATTTTAGGAGGTCAGGATCTGTATATTCAGCTTGCGACGAGAGGAGAGAAGCTAGGGTTTTATCCTTTTCCTGGCAATGTAGCTTTAGCAGATAAAAAAAGCGCAGCTTATATGTCTTCATCTCAGCAGGATACCTATTATTCGGGAATAAAAGCGTTATTGTCAAAATCATGGAAAGGATTGAATGTAACTTATGGAGCTGATATAGATTTTGAAAAATTTGAAGGGACACAATCTGTATATGATATTACTAAAACAATGTCCAGCGGCGGATTAATTAACCAGACTCAATACAGGTTGGGAAGATATCCTACTAACCATTCCCAAAGTTATGCAGGATACGTTCAGGCAAAATATAATATTATTCCTAAGTTACAGCTTAATGCAGGAGTACGTTACCAGCACATCAACGTAAAAATGGATGATTTTGTAGGCTCTGTACAACAGACACAGATTGCTATGGGATATGGAGCCTCTGCTTCAGCCATTCCGGGAGGAGAAAGCTCGTATAATGTCACATTAGCCAATGCAGGATTACTGTATAAAATCAGCGAGCAGCACCAGGTATGGGGAACATTTTCCCAAGGTGCAAGCTTAGCAGATCCTGCTAAATATTATGGAATAGGAACCTATAAACTGAACGGAACCCATTGGGATGTAGTTTCCAGTATCAATGTCAAAGAGCAACCTTTACAGGCCATCAAAACCAATCAGTTTGAAGTAGGATACCGTATTAATAAAGGTGGGCTGAGAGCACAGGTTGCCGGATTTTTAAGTAATTCTGACAAAACTGTAGCTGTAGATAAAAATACATTCCAGATTCTTGTTAACGATCTGAAATTAAGAAATATGGGAATCGAAGCAGAGATTTCTTATTCCATGAACAATGGAGTTTATTTCGGAGCAAGCGGATTATTAATCAAATCTGAAGTAGACAATAAAGGAGAATGGCAGAAACAGGAAATTTATAATGCTTCGCCATCCAAGTTGGTTACATACATTGGGTATAATGTGAAAAACTGGTCATTTAGATTCCAGTCTTTACAGAATTTCAAGCAGAAGGATGAACTTAAGAACGTAATTGAAGGATACAATACCTCAGATCTAATGATAGGGTACCGATTCCAGTTTGGGAAGTTCAACCTTGGAATTCAGAATCTTTTCAATACAGATTATCAAACCATCTGGAGCAAACGTTCCCAGGTTTTATATTCAAGCTATGGAATTCCGGACCTGTTTAATTATAAAGGAAGAGGCAGAACATTTAACCTGTCTTACACTTTTGAATTTTAA
- a CDS encoding MFS transporter, whose translation MYNKGLYSDWVPKPVQLLLIVLLLAVVMPIGGVYTGNISYLVSGTGAMTEYFMWANYATTIGMGACMPVVLRIKMRFKVRDKMVLLLVLLGLLSYINATTLQPMIFVFSALLIGFMKMMVTIELFLPLMVMIGNRGMFYGVFYTFVLVMNQVAAYYSAEFALLYNWQQFYIFAAVLCFVLALIHWIFMHDKYFALKVPLHYIDWLSILLFVSTFMFSAYVYAFGRQQDWWNSKNIINASIAAFVSFALLSIRQLTLKRPYLSFKIFTKSNVQNGLFMLFWLGMFLGTASIQTTFAVGVLGYDQLTNARLNMLMIPGIILAGVIAIFWFKNEKPLKMYIFSGFAGMVGYAIIMYFSMVLEFNYDNWYLPMFLKGYGMCSLFISVWFYTLDKLEMDEMLAAIGLVLVWRTFLAVGIFSTLYSWLQYRFQITAVGDLAVYMDGMTVTPQHVMGNMKTIQLNAILIATKKIFGFIVLIGFGVLLYVITHHFGAKRFQYFRFIRVLSGKSVIARRRLRERKKLLEEIKDAAGPAI comes from the coding sequence ATGTACAACAAAGGATTATATAGCGACTGGGTACCTAAACCGGTACAGCTTCTGCTGATTGTATTGCTGCTCGCCGTAGTAATGCCGATTGGTGGAGTGTATACTGGGAATATCAGCTATTTGGTGAGTGGTACCGGGGCTATGACAGAATATTTTATGTGGGCGAATTATGCAACCACTATTGGAATGGGAGCCTGCATGCCTGTTGTCCTCAGAATTAAAATGAGATTCAAAGTAAGAGATAAAATGGTATTGCTTTTAGTGCTTTTAGGACTACTGAGTTATATCAACGCGACCACTTTACAGCCAATGATCTTCGTGTTTTCTGCCTTACTGATCGGATTTATGAAGATGATGGTAACCATTGAACTTTTCCTGCCATTGATGGTAATGATTGGAAACCGAGGAATGTTTTATGGCGTGTTTTATACATTTGTTCTGGTGATGAATCAGGTAGCAGCTTATTATTCAGCAGAATTTGCACTCCTTTACAACTGGCAGCAGTTTTACATTTTTGCTGCGGTTCTATGCTTTGTTTTAGCATTAATCCACTGGATTTTTATGCATGATAAATATTTTGCCCTGAAAGTTCCATTGCATTATATTGATTGGCTGAGTATCTTACTTTTTGTGTCCACCTTTATGTTTTCGGCCTATGTATATGCTTTTGGAAGACAGCAGGATTGGTGGAACTCGAAGAATATCATTAATGCAAGTATTGCTGCATTTGTGAGCTTTGCATTACTTTCCATTCGTCAGTTAACATTAAAAAGACCTTATCTTTCATTTAAAATTTTTACAAAAAGTAACGTACAAAATGGCTTATTTATGTTGTTTTGGTTGGGAATGTTCCTCGGAACAGCTTCTATCCAGACTACTTTTGCCGTAGGAGTTTTAGGATATGATCAATTGACTAATGCCAGGCTGAACATGCTGATGATACCGGGAATCATTTTGGCTGGAGTGATTGCTATATTTTGGTTTAAGAATGAAAAACCATTGAAAATGTATATTTTTTCAGGGTTTGCAGGAATGGTAGGCTATGCCATCATTATGTATTTTTCTATGGTACTGGAATTCAACTATGATAACTGGTATTTACCCATGTTTTTAAAGGGCTATGGAATGTGTTCGTTGTTTATCTCCGTATGGTTTTATACTTTAGATAAGCTTGAAATGGATGAAATGCTTGCAGCCATAGGATTGGTATTGGTTTGGAGAACCTTTTTAGCCGTAGGTATTTTTTCAACTTTATACTCATGGTTACAATACCGTTTTCAGATTACAGCAGTAGGAGATCTTGCTGTTTATATGGATGGAATGACGGTAACTCCACAACATGTGATGGGTAATATGAAAACCATCCAACTTAATGCTATTTTAATAGCAACTAAAAAGATCTTCGGATTTATTGTTCTGATTGGCTTTGGGGTCTTATTGTATGTAATAACCCACCATTTCGGAGCCAAACGATTCCAATATTTCAGATTTATCAGAGTACTTAGTGGTAAATCTGTTATTGCAAGAAGGAGACTTCGTGAACGAAAAAAATTATTAGAAGAAATAAAAGACGCAGCCGGGCCTGCGATATAA
- a CDS encoding HlyD family secretion protein — protein MENKEQTTQNTTSTPATPSGENKKKQNKKNKIRAIISNIIVFLVIGFGLFWLIREYFHIGNKTYTEAAQVEEFINPINTRVSAYIKEIKFIEHQRVKKGDTLVVLDEREILTQLGQAEAAYQNAMAQKTATSSSINTVSNNVNVMQSNIAGAKARLWNAEQNLNRYKNLLSAEAVTRQQYDQVKTEYDAQKAAYETLVNQKQSANLSTTEVKSRLGINDAEIKRTKSALDMARINLSYIVITAPYDGVMGRRTISEGQLIQPGQQVATIVLNGQKWVTANFLESQMPNIKVGEKMTMTADALGGKTFEGVVTAVSAATGSRYSSVPTDNSTGNFIKVQQRIPVRIEFTTSNTKEDLDKLGAGMNMNVNINKH, from the coding sequence ATGGAAAACAAGGAACAAACCACTCAAAATACCACATCCACTCCGGCAACACCAAGTGGAGAAAACAAAAAAAAGCAAAACAAAAAAAATAAAATCAGAGCCATCATTTCCAATATCATCGTTTTTCTGGTGATTGGATTTGGGTTATTCTGGCTCATCCGTGAATATTTCCATATCGGAAACAAAACCTATACGGAAGCTGCTCAAGTAGAAGAATTCATCAACCCTATCAATACAAGGGTTTCTGCTTACATCAAAGAAATTAAATTTATTGAACACCAAAGAGTAAAAAAAGGAGATACGCTGGTGGTTTTGGACGAACGAGAAATCCTGACACAATTGGGACAGGCTGAGGCAGCTTATCAAAATGCTATGGCTCAAAAAACAGCAACCAGTTCTTCTATCAATACTGTTTCCAACAATGTAAATGTAATGCAATCTAATATTGCCGGAGCAAAAGCAAGACTTTGGAATGCTGAACAGAACCTGAACAGATACAAAAATCTTTTATCTGCTGAAGCAGTTACAAGACAACAATATGATCAGGTAAAAACAGAGTACGATGCTCAAAAGGCGGCTTATGAGACATTAGTAAATCAAAAACAATCCGCAAACCTTTCTACTACAGAAGTGAAAAGCAGATTGGGAATCAATGATGCTGAGATCAAAAGAACAAAATCTGCACTGGATATGGCGAGAATTAACCTTTCTTATATTGTAATCACAGCACCTTATGATGGGGTGATGGGAAGAAGAACGATTTCTGAAGGACAATTGATTCAACCCGGCCAACAAGTGGCAACTATCGTATTGAACGGTCAGAAATGGGTAACAGCCAACTTCCTTGAAAGCCAGATGCCTAATATTAAAGTAGGAGAGAAGATGACCATGACGGCAGATGCTTTAGGAGGAAAGACATTTGAAGGAGTAGTAACTGCTGTTTCTGCAGCTACCGGATCAAGATATTCAAGTGTACCAACCGATAACTCTACCGGAAACTTTATTAAAGTACAGCAAAGAATCCCTGTAAGAATTGAATTCACTACTTCCAATACAAAAGAAGACCTGGATAAGCTGGGGGCAGGAATGAATATGAATGTGAACATTAATAAACACTAA